From Pseudarthrobacter equi, a single genomic window includes:
- a CDS encoding 3-hydroxyacyl-CoA dehydrogenase NAD-binding domain-containing protein gives MSAADFTGFASLFPTETVTHSYVQDIPLPAAPGKESPGTFALVTLDNGLDHSKPTTLGPNTLVELGSVLEGLRDRAARGEIAGVGVTGKPYYLVAGADLSAVKSLEEREHGLHMAQLGHDVYATLANLGVPSFAFINGTALGGGLEIALQSTYRTVSTGAGALALPEALLGLVPGWGGVYLLPRLIGPENAVKVMIENPLSNNRTLSGPQAFDLGIADALFEPADFLEQSLAWAAKVISGELVPERANAVDPSHPDTAGRWAAAVAAGRKFVESKTSNAAPAPAKVLELMEANRTMSQAESAALECETLAGLMQTDEFRATVYAFLDLVQKRSKRPAGAPDRKLARPVTKVGVVGAGLMAGQLALLFARQLKVPVVLTDIDQARVDKGVGYVHGEVDKLLAKKRISADAANRTKALVSGSVSKEAFADADFVIEAVFEELGVKKQVFAELEAVVSEDCILATNTSSLSVTAMAEDLQHPERLVGFHFFNPVAVMPLLEIVRAPRTDDAVLATAFELAKTLKKTGVLVKDAAAFVVNRILLRLMGEVTAAFDEGTPADVADSALKPMGLPMSPFTLLAMVGLPVAQHVQESLNSAFGDRFPVSANLHKLIDNGVKGLWETAPDGSVAIPDSTLSLMSFGTSPSTAGQVLRRTQDALAEEIGLMLDEGVVAGPEDIDLCMILGAGWPMFLGGITPYLDRVGASERVNGKRFLPPGVASGVASGPAAGPAAG, from the coding sequence ATGAGCGCCGCAGATTTCACCGGATTCGCCAGCCTGTTCCCCACCGAAACAGTCACGCATTCCTACGTGCAGGACATTCCGCTTCCCGCTGCCCCCGGCAAGGAAAGCCCCGGAACGTTTGCCCTGGTCACGCTCGACAACGGACTGGACCACAGCAAACCCACCACGCTGGGGCCCAACACCCTCGTGGAACTCGGCTCGGTGCTGGAAGGCTTGCGGGACCGGGCCGCCCGCGGTGAGATCGCCGGCGTCGGGGTTACCGGCAAGCCCTACTACCTCGTGGCCGGAGCCGACCTCTCTGCCGTGAAGTCGCTGGAGGAGCGCGAGCACGGACTCCACATGGCCCAACTGGGCCACGATGTATATGCAACGCTGGCCAACCTGGGCGTTCCCAGCTTCGCCTTCATCAACGGCACCGCCCTGGGCGGCGGACTGGAAATCGCACTGCAGTCCACCTACCGCACCGTATCCACCGGCGCCGGTGCCCTGGCCCTCCCCGAAGCCCTCCTGGGGCTGGTCCCGGGCTGGGGAGGCGTCTACCTGCTCCCCCGGCTGATCGGGCCCGAGAACGCCGTCAAGGTGATGATCGAGAACCCGCTCAGCAACAACCGGACCCTCAGCGGCCCGCAGGCCTTCGACCTTGGCATCGCGGATGCCCTGTTCGAACCCGCCGACTTCCTGGAGCAGTCCCTTGCGTGGGCCGCGAAAGTGATCTCCGGCGAGCTGGTTCCGGAACGCGCCAACGCCGTCGACCCCTCCCACCCGGACACCGCCGGACGCTGGGCCGCTGCGGTGGCTGCGGGCCGGAAGTTCGTGGAATCCAAGACGTCGAACGCGGCGCCCGCCCCGGCCAAGGTCCTGGAGCTGATGGAAGCCAACCGCACCATGAGCCAGGCTGAATCGGCAGCCCTCGAATGCGAGACACTGGCCGGGCTGATGCAGACCGATGAGTTCCGCGCCACCGTGTACGCCTTCCTGGACCTCGTCCAGAAACGGTCCAAGCGTCCCGCCGGTGCCCCTGACCGCAAACTCGCCCGCCCTGTCACCAAAGTCGGTGTGGTGGGAGCCGGCCTGATGGCCGGCCAGCTGGCGCTGCTGTTTGCCCGCCAGCTGAAGGTGCCGGTGGTACTGACCGACATTGACCAGGCCCGGGTGGACAAGGGCGTCGGCTACGTCCACGGCGAGGTGGACAAACTGCTGGCGAAGAAGCGGATCAGCGCGGACGCCGCCAACCGCACCAAGGCGCTGGTGTCCGGTTCAGTGTCCAAGGAAGCCTTTGCGGATGCTGATTTCGTGATCGAAGCGGTCTTTGAGGAACTCGGCGTCAAGAAGCAGGTGTTCGCGGAGTTGGAGGCCGTCGTTTCGGAAGACTGCATCCTGGCCACCAACACGTCGTCGCTCTCGGTGACGGCCATGGCCGAGGACCTGCAGCACCCGGAACGGCTGGTAGGGTTCCACTTCTTCAACCCGGTTGCCGTGATGCCGCTCCTGGAGATCGTCCGCGCCCCGCGGACCGATGACGCCGTCCTGGCCACCGCCTTCGAACTCGCAAAGACGTTGAAGAAGACCGGCGTGCTGGTCAAGGACGCCGCCGCCTTCGTGGTCAACCGGATCCTGCTGCGCCTGATGGGCGAGGTGACGGCCGCCTTCGATGAAGGGACACCGGCCGACGTGGCGGACAGTGCCCTGAAACCCATGGGGCTGCCGATGTCCCCCTTCACGCTGCTGGCCATGGTGGGCCTGCCGGTGGCCCAGCACGTCCAGGAGTCGCTGAACAGTGCCTTCGGCGACCGGTTCCCGGTCTCCGCCAACCTGCACAAGCTGATTGACAACGGTGTGAAGGGCCTCTGGGAAACCGCGCCGGACGGTTCCGTTGCCATCCCGGACTCCACCCTGTCGCTGATGTCTTTCGGTACCAGCCCCTCCACTGCCGGCCAGGTGCTGCGGCGCACGCAGGACGCCCTGGCCGAAGAAATCGGCCTCATGCTGGACGAAGGAGTGGTGGCAGGGCCGGAGGACATCGACCTCTGCATGATCCTGGGCGCCGGGTGGCCCATGTTCCTGGGCGGCATCACGCCGTACCTCGACCGGGTGGGTGCCTCCGAAAGGGTCAACGGCAAGCGGTTCCTCCCACCGGGCGTGGCGTCCGGCGTGGCCTCGGGTCCGGCCGCGGGTCCGGCCGCCGGCTAA